A single genomic interval of Gouania willdenowi chromosome 22, fGouWil2.1, whole genome shotgun sequence harbors:
- the zfyve26 gene encoding zinc finger FYVE domain-containing protein 26, giving the protein MYPFGCDPETSLQELFKYFKRCVQRGEWQLASACVPQLLNSAGGLSEDLREIIKAIVCHPYFLKWDSIGSPHRLAWFWLPFLEKWTEEQAPTSIRKELEFMLLLEQLESEGIPDTAIKELQQTFLDLQSEQNGREGATASAATVESCLQTLLERKKPRLAQSLALFLKSCSKGHSLQHTFIQHLMKKMGKQGKRPENMEEWVEEVYAVLALMPWSSHRGVGQLEALCEVLWAAKDGPLREERILSSLLRPDSDALISTYCSTALRLQRDHLLRNSPDTYVELPESEKLTLSLCCHKDRPFIWKNIYFECLSSGKHFLEQVLVTALDLVKHEEFVRLKELLQLEFKPLSRLVLLLGWNQCRSLSAAQTLLQILHKEQDAASDFILQEFANHLSSQLQILEWCKNNNPGVSMEALLAQLLTLDNHTALYMLHSLTPLAQFEESRVLELLQKVPNLPETEDVNGAVSLNPAAQRNIVLFQGFCSLKYAIYALCVNAHKYLNCTECNYTQQDPSSEAENDQDKTSVSSEDYHLLFQHYLTECQLYLEALPTMFRLELLENIFSLLFLSTTDFLHQSPKDKSSNPSRENSSQSVYFSDIKSKSTESETKAHQDYHKQRSGLPRAWHLNLEHYIQGCRGFLVDVTAMEGFLKLLKEGLEGMCVVGQQDGEDAGRALPREAEVAASLGCSITAETFGHRLQRLSKYTAEAQWRLQIITRNYIIGNDIQSPHQMPTAACAVTSSGTNRSSSLRKKRKTGRQSSSEKNSSGASGCDKDPGASCVEQEFCECDSPHNWLVPAMLSPPESLLMSCIRRGNFMEAHQVTAVFDLASSDCSGELAFMERYNEVLMELGQVEQKMEKQSMSSSSSSSEGLSLTGVGRSRLGSSGRSTLQAIGSAAAAGVAFYTISDIADRLLSTPAHPLPSLENGYWLSLCPSDASSLLCMLLEELSPAAMAAFDLACCHCQLWKTSRQLLDMAERRLSSSLEERGMNVDTKLPHPEGICGFPMVLQQINKILNHSATHKTSVKPEAAGEDPVFASPFGCCIQDVLLCCHPTLTEECIAAHLRLTQRLETTLHLLSTANDGAEGTVGSALLALLVEQASLKQSDLDAHPVRSSMKQLLRSLDQLCPFEPDGNLARPDYVRSFFDYINTLASVLVLSLNSEDQIAQVKLGNPLLVLLQTPFQLLFHLLFDRQVSPDRVLSLLQREGLRISIQQVIVQRCCESLPVQTYSSGKEREKKDDGPFSVASLSGLLQQHATEHMITLGLKEPQSDVSCESEAFVEERCASPTNLSSSPPSSTSSMSPPSTSTSFLLTPSVLAFLKSRSPLLATLACLSASKRETVRLQSTGWSGYFRSGRKEVVLDDEQISLEVDNLLKRFSILGAYLQTMAEPVLGTKLSESEDSCGGLGAVICGKPLVSLLFSGPQDELAKAVAAEAFQKALLTKDLNRALRLLELYGQGCKQEEALRDRLLACAALEEGHEGIGHLFRVQDANMRASVALQGLERWRLSACLELLEFCLSDTNTDASLKTELEIKKKELDIYCWMLKLVPPLPWKIWQEVRAESQTNSESMLHRILETKEFALCAQWVELHPVSEQLNVKLQTEHLLYLLEKGQTDQALQLLESLSDVAVGIDVCESALDQRPGLPACYFLADYLTLHFQRQVSPVRQQHIHALHLGSKVLLTLPLEARQEYFPLLSEPMLMLEQLLMNLKVDWADMAVQSLRKLVVGQEAGFSSEDIDKLLTVYAGKALDFSCAPSNRSRSDSVISLHDALMQCSTQDNISISSSRRESPVPSTSSTPTHTSSASSSDRERDQGISERKRHSPSKFQPPDRPPARKDWVPDTQQAVCMVCRRERFTMFNRRHHCRRCGRLVCHTCSERKMLVDGCPGEEVRVCDQCYSYFHPDFDDELEDPEDGIADSDVTDDALHDLLHLPEVFHRQIKLSTNPSENQQQRSEFYYEQAPSAYLCVSILSLHSDQTACGHQLISHCRSLSCKLTNREVDACLLTDIMHQLLFSAKLMFVKVGRNQDLALCDSYISKVDVLKILVKANYKYIPSLDEILETSAVTRLRNQLLESEYYQLAVEVSTKSSSDPGGVWQAWAMASLKAGNLTGAREMFARCLKTPLDRNQMSLGPLLLQEIVQHLENTVRPTLATQSSGEDILASLRELEEALTETTPPPERAEGPTLSNYLHQECLYYLNMYGTHLALISFYMLHDCVTEALTYIFNKECSEEIFLEAVLQPSLERGHLSMLQGILEKLDPGLETCSRYLIASCQFLQRRGYYHSLYQLQQFMTDHVRAAMTCIRFFTHGAPSYLQLGEQTRWLVRAKEHLRTYLQELQGRGGVRRKASATPFRKMMSSSDISRHMNTIELQLEVTRFLHHCENASPSKVQQNNTALSTPSGSISPPTLFGGNAMKAEVACKVMLGGKNVEEGFGIAYRVIQDFQLEAQAVYMRAGQRLVRRQQYKAVRQLLKCVSESGSATKNDCDTLILNCVSTVDKGPTDARELESLILEIKSSEIKIKAFLVCGKLRPAYLLAVKLELSRAHPLVQEVLQTAEAAQDVVMQNICRQWLSEHNSKSSQSRQGRSNAR; this is encoded by the exons ATGTATCCCTTTGGCTGCGACCCCGAGACGTCTCTTCAGGAGCTGTTTAAGTACTTCAAGAGATGCGTACAGCGTGGAGAATGGCAGCTGGCGAGCGCCTGCGTGCCTCAGCTGCTAAACTCAGCTGGTGGACTTTCTGAAGACCTGCGGGAGATAATCAAAGCTATCGTTTGCCATCCCTACTTCCTAAA gtGGGACTCTATTGGCAGTCCACACAGACTGGCCTGGTTTTGGCtgccatttttggaaaaatggacagaagaacag GCTCCTACCAGCATCCGCAAAGAGCTGGAGTTTATGTTACTTCTGGAACAGCTGGAGTCAGAAGGAATACCAGACACTGCTATCAAG GAGCTGCAGCAGACTTTCTTGGACTTGCAGTCTGAGCAAAATGGACGAGAAGGAGCAACAGCATCAGCTGCTACCGTCGAATCCTGCTTACAAACGCTGTTGGAGAGAAAAAAGCCAAGGCTCGCTCAGTCTTTAGCCCTCTTTTTAAAG TCTTGCTCAAAGGGCCACAGTCTCCAGCACACGTTTATCCAACACTTGATGAAGAAAATGGGCAAACAGGGCAAGAGACCAGAGAACATGGAAGAGTGGGTGGAGGAAGTTTACGCCGTGTTGGCCCTGATGCCGTGGAGTTCTCATCGAGGCGTGGGACAGCTGGAGGCACTATGTGAGGTGCTGTGGGCGGCGAAGGACGGACCCCTGAGAGAGGAGAGGATCCTCAGCTCCCTGCTTCGCCCTGACAGCGACGCCCTCATCTCCACCTACTGCTCCACCGCTCTGAGGCTGCAGAGAGATCATCTGCTGAGGAACTCACCAGACACTTACG TGGAGCTTCCTGAATCAGAGAAGCTCACCCTCAGTTTATGTTGCCACAAGGACCGTCCTTTCATTTGgaagaacatttattttgagtGCCTTAGTAGTGGGAAGCACTTCCTGGAGCAGGTCCTG GTTACCGCTCTAGACCTGGTCAAACATGAGGAGTTTGTTCGGCTGAAGGAATTGTTGCAGCTGGAGTTTAAACCGTTGTCTCGTCTCGTGTTGCTGCTAGGATGGAATCAATGTCGCAGTCTGAGCGCAGCTCAAACGCTGCTGCAGATCCTTCACAAAGAGCAG gaTGCTGCCAGTGACTTTATTCTGCAGGAATTTGCAAATCATTTGTCATCTCAGCTTCAAATACTTGAAtggtgtaaaaacaacaaccc AGGGGTTTCCATGGAGGCGTTGCTGGCACAGCTGCTAACCCTGGACAATCACACAGCCCTCTATATGCTGCACTCTCTCACTCCTCTGGCTCAGTTTGAAGAAAGTAGAGTATTGGAGTTACTGCAGAAGGTGCCAAACCTACCAGAAACAG AAGATGTCAACGGAGCAGTTTCTCTCAACCCTGCAGCTCAGAGgaacattgttttatttcaggGATTTTGTTCCTTGAAGTATGCCATATATGCACTTTGTGTAAACGCACATAAATACTTGAACTGCACAGAGTGCAATTACACGCAGCAGGATCCAAGTTCAGAGGCAGAAAATGACCAAGACAAAACCTCAGTTTCCTCAGAAG ATTACCATTTGTTGTTTCAACACTACCTGACCGAGTGTCAGCTCTACCTAGAAGCCCTACCCACCATGTTTCGCCTCGAGCTTCTCGAGAACATTTTCTCCCTTCTTTTTCTGTCCACCACAGATTTTTTACACCAAAGTCCAAAAGACAAAAGCTCAAATCCAAGTAGAGAGAACAGCAGTCAGTCTGTTTACTTTTCAGATATAAAAAGCAAAAGTACTGAATCAGAAACCAAAGCACACCAGGATTACCACAAACAGCGCTCAGGTTTACCAAGAGCCTGGCATCTTAATTTGGAACACTACATCCAGGGCTGCAGAGGGTTTCTGGTGGACGTGACGGCCATGGAGGGGTTCCTTAAGCTGCTCAAAGAAGGGCTGGAGGGCATGTGTGTGGTGGGTCAGCAGGATGGAGAGGACGCAGGGAGGGCGCTGCCTCGGGAGGCGGAGGTAGCAGCGAGCCTGGGCTGCTCCATTACTGCTGAGACATTCGGCCACCGCCTGCAGAGATTATCCAAGTACACTGCAGAGGCCCAGTGGAGGCTCCAGATCATCACTAGAAACTACATCATAGGAAACG ACATACAAAGTCCTCACCAAATGCCGACAGCGGCCTGTGCCGTCACTTCATCAGGAACCAATAGGAGCTCGAGCTTGaggaaaaagaggaaaacagGGAGACAGagttcatcagaaaaaaattcaTCTGGTGCATCAG GATGTGACAAAGATCCAGGAGCCAGTTGTGTGGAGCAGGAATTTTGTGAATGCGATAGTCCCCACAACTGGCTGGTTCCAGCCATGTTGTCCCCCCCTGAGTCTCTGCTCATGTCCTGCATCCGCAGAGGAAACTTCATGGAGGCTCATCAG GTGACAGCGGTCTTTGATTTGGCTTCGTCTGACTGCAGTGGAGAGTTGGCGTTCATGGAGCGTTACAATGAGGTCCTGATGGAGTTGGGGCAAGTAGAGCAGAAGATGGAAAAACAGTCTATgtcttcatcttcctcttcctcagaggGTTTAAGCTTGACAGGCGTTGGACGGAGTCGGCTGGGCAGCAGTGGGCGATCAACACTGCAGGCCATTGGAAGTGCTGCAGCTGCAG GAGTAGCTTTTTACACCATCTCAGACATAGCAGATCGTCTCCTCAGCACCCCCGCTCACCCACTGCCGTCACTAGAGAATGGCTACTGGCTGAGCTTATGTCCATCAGACGCCTCATCTCTGCTTTGCATGTTGCTGGAGGAGCTCAGCCCAGCAGCAATGGCTGCATTTGACCTGGCATGCTGCCATTGTCAGCTCTGGAAGACGTCCCGGCAGCTTTTGGATATGGCAGAGCGCAGGCTCAGTAGCAGCCTTGAAGAGCGAG GAATGAACGTTGACACTAAATTGCCTCATCCTGAGGGTATCTGTGGATTCCCCATGGTTTTACAACAGATCAACAAGATCCTGAATCACTCTGCCACTCATAAAACCTCTGTCAAACCAG AAGCTGCAGGGGAGGACCCAGTGTTTGCCAGCCCTTTTGGCTGCTGCATCCAGGATGTTCTTCTCTGTTGTCATCCAACACTGACTGAAGAGTGCATCGCTGCTCACCTTAGACTGACTCAGCGCCTGGAGACCACCCTGCACTTACTCAGCACTGCTAATGATGGTGCAG AGGGCACTGTGGGAAGTGCACTTCTGGCTCTGCTGGTTGAACAGGCCAGCCTGAAGCAGTCAGACCTTGATGCTCACCCGGTTCGCTCCAGCATGAAGCAGCTGCTCCGATCACTGGACCAGCTCTGCCCCTTTGAGCCGGATGGGAATCTGGCCCGGCCCGATTATGTCCGCAGCTTCTTTGATTACATCAACACACTAGCTTCTGTGTTAGTGCTGAGTCTTAATTCAGAAG accagATCGCTCAAGTGAAGCTGGGAAATCCTTTGCTGGTTTTGCTTCAAACTCCATTTCAGCTTCTCTTCCACCTGCTGTTTGATAGACAGGTGTCTCCTGACAG AGTTCTGTCCTTGCTGCAGCGGGAAGGTCTGAGGATTAGCATTCAGCAGGTCATTGTCCAACGATGCTGTGAGTCTTTGCCGGTTCAGACTTACAGTTCTggtaaagaaagagagaaaaaagatgATGGGCCATTCAGTGTTGCCAGTTTGTCTGGCCTGCTCCAACAACATGCAACGGAACACATGATAACTCTGGGACTAAAAGAGCCACAGTCGGATGTGAGCTGTGAGTCTGAAGCATTTGTGGAGGAGCGCTGTGCTTCACCCACTAACCTCTCCTCATCCCCACCATCCTCTACTTCATCCATGTCCCCGCCTTCTACCTCAACCTCTTTCCTTCTCACACCGTCAGTGTTGGCGTTTCTAAAATCTCGCTCTCCTTTACTGGCTACGTTGGCATGTCTGAGTGCCAGTAAAAGGGAAACGGTTCGATTGCAATCCACTGGATGGTCAGGTTATTTCCGCAGTGGTCGTAAGGAGGTTGTTCTTGATGATGAGCAGATTTCTCTGGAAGTTGACAACCTGTTGAAGAGGTTTTCCATTCTCGGTGCTTACCTTCAAACAATGGCAGAGCCGGTGCTTGGGACCAAGTTAAGCGAGAGCGAGGACAGCTGTGGTGGACTAGGGGCTGTGATCTGTGGGAAACCCCTTGTTAGCCTCCTGTTTTCTGGACCTCAAGATGAGTTGGCGAAAGCTGTGGCTGCTGAAGCTTTTCAGAAAGCACTTCTCACCAAAGACTTAAACCGAGCGCTTCGTCTGCTTGAACTTTACGGGCAAGGCTGTAAGCAGGAGGAGGCACTGAGAGACCGTCTATTAGCCTGTGCTGCATTAGAAG AGGGACATGAAGGTATAGGTCATCTATTTCGAGTGCAGGACGCTAACATGCGAGCGAGTGTTGCGCTCCAAGGTCTGGAGCGATGGCGTCTGTCAGCCTGTCTGGAGCTGTTGGAGTTTTGCCTTAGTGACACAAACACAGACGCCTCACTGAAAACAGAGCTGGAGATCAAGAAGAAAGAATTAGACATCTACTGTTGG ATGTTGAAATTAGTGCCTCCACTGCCTTGGAAGATTTGGCAAGAGGTGAGAGCAGAGTCTCAGACAAACTCTGAGTCCATGCTTCATCGGATCTTGGAGACAAAG GAGTTTGCTCTGTGCGCCCAGTGGGTGGAGCTGCACCCTGTATCTGAGCAGCTAAACGTGAAGCTGCAGACTGAGCATTTGCTTTATCTGCTGGAGAAAGGACAGACTGATCAGGCTTTGCAG TTATTGGAGAGCTTGTCGGATGTTGCTGTTGGAATAGATGTTTGTGAGAGCGCTTTGGATCAGCGCCCTGGACTGCCTGCATGTTACTTTCTGGCGGATTACCTCACCTTGCATTTTCAGCGACAGGTTTCTCCTGTGCGTCAACAACACATTCATGCCCTACATCTTGGCTCCAAG GTGTTGCTGACGCTGCCTTTAGAAGCCAGACAGGAGTACTTCCCTCTTTTGTCAGAACCAATGCTGATGCTTGAGCAGTTGCTGATGAACTTGAAGGTGGACTGGGCTGACATGGCAGTGCAATCCCTACGAAAACTAGTAGTGGGCCAGGAAGCTGGTTTTAGTTCTGAAGACATTGATAAACTTCTCACAGTTTACGCAGGGAAGGCTTTGGACTTCTCCTGTGCCCCCAGTAATAGGTCTCGATCAG ACTCTGTGATCAGCCTCCATGATGCACTGATGCAGTGTTCCACTCAAGACAACATTTCCATATCTTCTTCTCGAAGGGAATCCCCAGTACCTTCCACTA GCAGCACCCCGACACATACGTCTTCTGCAAGCAGCTCAGATAGAGAGAGGGATCAAGGCATATCTGAAAGAAAACGGCATTCGCCATCCAAGTTCCAGCCTCCAGATCGGCCTCCAGCTCGCAAAGACTGGGTCCCTGACACCCAGCAGGCCGTGTGTATGGTCTGCCGGCGCGAGAGGTTCACAATG TTTAACAGACGACATCACTGTCGGAGATGTGGTCGTCTGGTTTGTCACACTTGTTCAGAGCGGAAGATGCTTGTTGACGGCTGTCCCGGAGAGGAAGTCAGGGTGTGCGACCAGTGTTACTCTTACTTTCACCCAGA ttttgatgaTGAGCTTGAAGACCCAGAAG ATGGTATTGCAGACTCAGACGTCACAGACGATGCCCTGCACGACCTGCTCCATCTGCCTGAAGTCTTCCACAGACAGATCAAACTCAGCACAAACCCCTCAGAGAATCAGCAGCAGCGCAGCGAGTTCTACTATGAACAG GCTCCAAGTGCGTACCTCTGCGTGTCCATTCTGTCTCTGCACAGTGACCAGACAGCTTGTGGTCATCAGCTCATCAGCCACTGCCGCTCCCTGTCGTGTAAACTGACCAACCGGGAGGTGGACGCCTGCCTCCTCACAGACATCATGCATCAGCTGCTTTTCAGTGCCAAGCTGATGTTTGTCAAGGTGGGCCGTAACCAGGATCTGGCCTTATGTGACAG TTACATCAGTAAAGTAGATGTGCTGAAGATTCTGGTGAAAGCCAACTACAAGTACATACCATCCCTGGATGAAATACTAGAGACCTCTGCAGTCACACGTCTTAGAAATCAGCTGCTGGAGTCAGAATACTACCAGCTAGCAGTTGAG GTGTCAACCAAAAGCAGCTCAGACCCTGGAGGTGTGTGGCAGGCTTGGGCCATGGCGTCGCTGAAGGCAGGAAACCTGACTGGAGCGAGGGAGATGTTTGCCCGCTGCCTTAAAACCCCGTTGGACCGTAATCAGATGAGCCTGGGACCATTGTTGTTGCAGGAGATTGTTCAGCACTTGGAGAACACAGTGCGACCAACTCTGGCCACG CAGTCTTCTGGTGAGGACATCCTGGCTTCTCTGAGGGAGCTGGAGGAGGCTCTGACTGAGACCACTCCTCCTCCAGAGAGAGCAGAGGGGCCCACGCTCAGCAACTACCTCCACCAGGAGTGTCTCTACTACCTGAACATGTATGGCACTCACCTGGCACTCATCAGCTTCTACATGCTTCATGACTGTGTAACAGAGGCGCTGACATACATCTTCAACAAG GAATGCTCAGAGGAAATCTTTCTAGAAGCCGTGTTGCAGCCCAGTCTGGAGCGAGGACATCTCAGCATGCTGCAAGGAATCCTAGAGAAGCTGGACCCAGGCCTGGAGACGTGCAGCCGCTACCTCATCGCCTCCTGCCAGTTCCTGCAGAGACGTGGATACTACCACTCTCTGTACCAGCTGCAACAGTTCATGACG GATCACGTTCGTGCAGCCATGACGTGCATCCGATTTTTCACACATGGAGCCCCCTCCTACCTTCAGCTGGGTGAACAGACG CGCTGGTTGGTCAGAGCCAAGGAGCACCTGAGGACCTACCTACAGGAGCTGCAGGGTCGGGGTGGTGTGAGGAGGAAGGCTTCAGCCACGCCTTTCAGGAAGATGATGTCGTCCAGTGACATATCCAG ACACATGAATACAATTGAGCTCCAGTTGGAGGTGACCCGCTTCCTTCATCACTGTGAGAACGCCTCACCCTCCAAAGTCCAACAGAACAATACTGCGCTGTCCACGCCCTCAGGGTCGATTTCACCACCAACGCTGTTTGGAGGCAATGCAATGAAGGCGGAGGTTGCCTGCAAG GTGAtgcttggaggaaaaaatgtAGAAGAAGGTTTTGGGATTGCGTACAGAGTCATACAG GACTTCCAGCTGGAGGCTCAGGCCGTCTACATGCGAGCCGGTCAGAGGCTCGTCCGACGGCAACAGTACAAAGCTGTGCGACAGCTGCTCAAATGTGTGAGCGAGTCGGGATCGGCGACCAAGAACGACTGCGACACCCTGATCCTCAACTGTGTGTCCACCGTTGACAAGGGCCCCACTGAT GCCAGAGAGCTGGAGAGTCTCATTCTAGAGATAAAAAGCTCTGAAATCAAG ATCAAAGCGTTCCTCGTGTGCGGTAAGCTGAGGCCAGCGTACTTGCTGGCGGTCAAACTGGAGCTGAGCCGGGCTCACCCTCTGGTCCAGGAGGTCCTTCAGACTGCCGAAGCTGCTCAGGATGTGGTGATGCAGAACATCTGCCGTCAGTGGCTGTCCGAGCACAACAGTAAATCGTCCCAGTCACGCCAGGGCAGATCTAACGCCAGATAA